DNA sequence from the Candidatus Krumholzibacteriia bacterium genome:
CTCTTCGACGACGTGCGGTTCTACAAGTACCGCATCGGCGGCATCAGCTTCGCCACCCGCGCCATCGATCTGGCCAACGACGGCTTCCCCGTCAGCGGTGAGATCAGCGCGGCCGACCAGGCCTCCCGTGACCTGCTGGACGTGCCCTTCGACATGGCGCGTGACATCAGTTCGGGCGACCTGAACGTTCCCGGTGACTCGGTCATCTTCGACGCCAGTGCTGTGATTGCCGGAACGGCGATCCAGGACCTGCGGATGAAGTGGGCCCTGCGCCTGAACCCCACGTTCGAGAACGCCATTCGTACCGCTCCGGCGCGTGCGAAGGACGAGAACGTGGTGACCGGGACCATCGTCAACGGGTCCGAGGTCTGGACGGGTGACTCCCTTGCGGACAGCGCCGTCGGCTCGGCCGGGACCGTCTCCGAGGAGACCTTCTTCGTGGACCTGCCCGACGAGGACTTCATGTACCCGGGTGACGTCCTGCACTACTACATCGAAGCCACCGACAGTGACGGCCGCGTGACCACGCTGCCGGGCAACATCGACGGCTTCGGTCAGTGGGACCCCAACGGTCAGAGCGACTACAGCCGTACCTACACGGTCCGCGCTCTGCCGTCGATCACCAGTCCTGCCGGTGATCAGCCGAGCGTCCTGGTCTACAACGACTTCGGTCGCCGTGGTGGTGAGAACGACTTCGTGAGTGCGTTCAGCCAGCTCGGTCTGCTCGAGGGTCGTGACTGGGACAGCTACACCACCCAGGGCCCGAGCTCTGGTGTGTCGAACGGTATCGGTTCGGCTGGTGTCAACAACTCGCTGGGTGATCGTCGCGGCCACGGTGCCACGGCCGACCAGCTCGCGGGTTACAGCACCATCGTGTACCTGTCGGGTAACCTGAACACCCAGCTGATCAGCGACGGTTCGAACACCGGTCAGAACGACAAGAGCCCGGATCTTCTCGTGATGACCAGCTGGAAGAACCTCACCGGTCAGCGGAACACGGTGTACTTCGGTGACTTCATCGGTTCGGCTCTGCTGAACGACAGCCCGAGCGAGGGTGGCGTCTACCTGCAGACCGTCATGGGTATCGCCGTGAACGGTACCGACGTCCGTCCGGACATCGGTGGTCAGACCGCTCCGGTCGTCCAGCCGACGGGTGACGTGGCCGGCTTCAACACCGAGTTCATCGCGTTCGGTGGCTGCTTCGGCATCAACACCTTCGACAACATCGCGCCGGTCGGTGCTGGTTCCGCGAGGTCGCATGGCTTCGTGGATCCGGGCTCCGGTACGTTGTTCCCGGGTATCGCCGCGGGTGTCGTGTTCGACCGCGTGTCGGGCATCGACCGCAAGGTGGACATCACCTTCCCGTTCGGCTTCCTGTACCTGTTCGACAACGTGTCGCGTGCGGTGCCGGGTGTGAGCTCTCGCACCCTGCTGCTCGAAGAGATCCTGGCCTACCTGGGTGAGAACCCGGGCATCCCGGGTGATGCGACGGCCGCTCCGAGTGCTCGCAAGGCCGAGCTCTCGGTCGCTCCGAACCCGTTCAACCCCAAGACCACGGTCAGCTTCGCCCTGCCGAAGGCGGGCATGGAGGCCAAGGTCAAGGTGTTCAACGTCCGGGGTGAGCTGGTCAAGACGCTGCACGACGGCGTTGCCCAGACCGCTGATCTGAACCTCGAGTGGAATGGTCGGGACGACCGTGGCGCCAGCGTCGCCAGCGGTGTGTACCTGGTCAAGGCCATCACCGAGGGCTTCAGCGACACCAAGAAGGCCGTGCTCGTGAAGTAGTCACGATCCGGCTGGATCGTGGATCCTCGGATCCACGCGATCGGCGGGGCTTCGGCCCCGCCGATCGTCTTTTTGGCCCCCGTGGCCACACGGGCCCGCCGGCCGAGCCCCCGGACACGGCAAGTCACGGGGATTCAAGGACTTGAGCTCACGATTGTGCCGGTCCCGAGCGGTTGACAGGCCTTCTCGCGCGCCCCTATATTTCAGCGTCTTGTTTCCGGAGACGGGTCTTCGCCCCCGGAAGCGCCTCCATCCGTCCGTCGTCCTCGCCCGCTGCGCAGGTGACGCCCGTCGCCCGAGGGGATCTGGAACGTGAAGAAGCGTCGCAACGAGTCGGCTTTCGCATCCGGCGCACTCGTCCTCATGCTGTCGTTGACCCTCTTCTACGGCTGCCGGGCCTTCGACCCGGAGCCGGTGGTGGTGAATCGTCCTCCGGACACCTTCGTGATCGGGGCTCCGGCCGAGACCACCGGAACGGGATTCCGGCGGCATCTGTACTGGTACGGAACCGACCGTGACGGGGACGTGGTGCAGTTCATCTACGCGATCATGGACACCTCGGTGCGCGACCCCGAGGACCCGACGACCGACGAGGAGAACGAGCGCTTCAACCCCGCCGACGACATCACGACCGTCACCGAGAACGAAGGCTTCGTGGGGTGGACCACCCGGACGGACTCGGTCTTCGTCTTCACGGTCGACCGGGAATCGGGGATCCAGAAGGAGATCACCTTCCACATCGTGTCGGTCGACGATCGTGGGGCGATCGATCCCACGCCCGCGCGTCTGCGATTCTTCAACAACGCCAACGGCACACCGCGCATCAAGTTCCGCGTGTACATGAACGTGGATCCCCAGACCGGCGAGGGCGGCGAGCTGCGCTGGGTGGGTGAGCCCCGCCGCGGCCCCGACGCCGAGTCCCCGGAGCAGACGACCCAACCGTTCGTGGGGTTCCAGAAGCCTTTCCGGATCGAGTGGGAGGCGAGCAGCCCGAACGTTGCCCCCGAGTTCCCCGATCCGATCCTCGGTTACCGGTACAAGGCCCAGCAGGGAGCGTCCCTGCCCTTCATTCCCGACGTCGATTCGTTGAACAACAAGCTCTTCGGTGACACGCAGAGCTTCTTCTACGCGAACGCGATCGCGCAGGACACCGAGGACGAGACCTGCAATCCCAGGAGTGCGATCGGTTGCGACGTGTCGACCTTCCGGTTCCGGTCGGGGTCCTACGTGTTGTCGGTCGAGACCATCGATCGGGCCCTGGTGCAGAACCGTACCGAGGACGGCCAGCTCCGCTTCTCCGTGAACTACCCCCCGCAGACCGTCCTCGATCCCGTGGCCAACTTCGTGGTCCGGGACCAGTCCGGGACGGTGACGGCCTCTGGGACCTTCGAGGACGGCGATCGCATTCCGTACCGGTCCGAGGTCACGTTCGTCAGCACGGGCTTCGATCGGTTCCCCGAGACCCTTCCCGACGGTGTGCCCGACGACATCCTGTGTTGCGACGAGCCCTTCGAGTTCGATCCGACCGATCCGGAGAACAGTCCGGTCCTCGAGGTCGAGTTCCAGGAACGCATCGCGGTCAAGAAGTTCAGCGACGTCGACGAGAGGCCGATCGAGTTCGCGTCCCAGTTCGGCATTCCGAATCCGTCGGGCGTGGTGAGTTTCGAGGTCGCTCCCTACGAGTACACATACATCGCGGGGACCGTGGACGAACTCGAGCGTCGTGACAACGAACCGTCGGAATTCCGGTTCGACGTCGGGTTCCCGCCGCAGATCGTGCCCGAGCAGACCATTCCGAACGAAGCGACGGGCGAGAATCGGGTGGTGGCCGGGACCGCGGGTGCCGTGCTCGAGGGTTCGACCTGGGCGGCGTCGCGGTTCCGCAACGGCGTGTTCCTCAAGGTGCCGGGGATCGAGTGCGGCGGGCGCCTGCTCTTCGAGCCGGCTCCGTCGGACACCGCGGGCCGGAACTACGAGGTCTTCATCGGCTTCACCTACGAGTACTTCCCGGTCCTGGCCGCCGCGAACGACGATCGCGATCCGCGGGGCACCGTTCGTGCCTGGAGCTACTCCATCAATTCGGAGAACGATCCGGAGAACCAGATCGAGGATGCGCTCGAGAGCCGGGATCTGACCTTCTTCGTCGACGGATCCTCGCCCAATTTCCTCGACTTCTCCGCGCCGGTGATCGACGACGATCCGAATCAGACCCTCGACTTCTGGGTCCCCTTCAACCTCTTCTCGCGCCCCGGCGACTTCGACCAGGGGGTCGGCAGTTCGGGCAACGACGAGAACGCGACCTCCCGCGGCGTCGGGTGTCTGATCCTGAAGCAGATGGGCGAGATGAAGCTCCGCTTCCGCGGACGCGTGACCGGAACCGAAGCCAACATGCCCCTGTACCTGAACCGCGATGCCGACGGGAATCCGGTGACCGTATCGGAGGACATTTCGCCCTTCGGCGCGAAGTCCGGTGTGTTCGACGTCGATTTCTTCATCTACGCCGGGATCGACACCGACGGCGACGGCACTCCCGATCGTTTCTGGCCCGACGAGCAGGCGCTCGGCGACGGGGCCGGAGCGAGGCGGTGAGTGCATGTGCACGGTTCGACCGGCGGCCCCCGCGCGTGCCCCCCGAGAACGACTCGGTGACGAGAGGAGCATCATGAGCAAGCCCTCCGGATTCCTACTGATCGCGCTGGGACTCGTATTCCTGGTGACCGGTTGTTCCGACGACGCCCTGATCGGCGAGCGCGTTCCGAACTCGCCCCCCGACACGCAGGTCGAGGCGACTCCGCCCAATCTCGGGGCCGCGTCTTTCAGCATCGACTTGTTCTGGTCGGGCAGCGACCCCGACGGTTCGGTGGTCGGATACGAGTGGATCATCACCGACAACGGCCCCGACAACATCCTGGCGCCGGCGGACACCACCGGGGAGTGGAACTACACCGAGGTCTCCGATTCGACCTTCATCGTGGCGGCGGACATCCCGGAGTTCGACCCGGACGTCGAGAACCCGCAGCTGGACGACCCGAAGGACATCCGTTTCTGGCAGACGCACACCTTCCTCATCCGGGCGATCGACGATCGCGGACAGCGTGATCCGAGCCCGGCCAACGTGAGCTTCACCGCGACGACCCTGGCCCCGCGGGTGGACATCAACGAGCCGATCGTCCCTTCGACGCCGACCTGCGTGGAGGGTCCGCTCGCGCTCTCGTTCGGCTGGGAGGCCGAGGATCCCGACAACCAGCAGGGAGGCGTCGCGGACGTCCGGTACCTGCTGCTGGAGGTCGGCGGGCCGGACGTCGCGTGCCTGACCGACACCCGGTTCAACGAGAACAATCCGGTCGCCAGCGCGCCCGAGACCGCGTGGAGCGAGTGGATTCCCTACGACGCCGGTGAGGACAGTGGGCGCGTGAAGCGCTTCCCGATCCTCGAACAGCCGGTGGGGACATCCTTCCTCTTCGCCGTCCAGGCCCGCGACGTCGCTGGTGCGGTCACGCCCACCTTCGAGTGGGGCGTGAACGTGCGCCACGTGAAGACCACGCGGAACAAGTTCCCCCTGCTGACCGTGACCGAGAGCAACCTGGGTACGATCACGTCGGCGGGAACTGCGGCCCTGCAGCGATTCGACATCGTGGCGGGTCAGCCGTTGGAATTCGCGTGGAGTGCCGACGCGAGCGCCTACGGCGGGGTGGTCGAGGAATTCCGGTACGGGTTCGAGGTGGTCGATCCCAACGACGAGGAAGATCCGAACTGGGCCGTGCCGTGGGGGCCGGCCTGGAGGAGTGCCAGGCGCCCCACGGGGTACTCCCAGGGCTCGCCGAACTTCGTCGTGCAGGTGCGTGACAACTCCGGCTCGATCTCGCGCGTGACCTATCAGTTCCAGGTCATCCAGATCAAGGCGCGCAAGGACCAGCGGCCGTTGCTGATCGTCGACGACGACACGATCGTGGGTCAGCTGCCGACGGAAGAGACGATCCGGACCGATCGGCTCTGGGACGAGCAGTGGCGCCGTGCCCTGCTCGGGGTGCAGGGCTTCGCGTCGGCCAGCGACGTCATCGACACGCAGTTCGACTCGAATCGATTGACCTTCTCGCTGATCAACGACTATCGGGCCGTGATCTGGCTGCTGCGCAGCGGTCAGGCCTCGTTCATGACCACCCGTTTCGCACCGCCCAGCCCCGATGGTCAGCGGTTCAACTGGCTCGAGATCTACCAGAAGTTCGTGGGCAACGTCATGCTGGTGGGCCCGGCGTCGGCGACGCAGTCGATCCAGACGAACAACCAGACCTTCTCGACCTACACGCGGCCCCTGATCCTGAACACCTCGGAGCGCCCGACCGCGGGCCTGGGTACCACGGAGGATGCGCAGGGTCGCACGGTGAACGTCGGCACCCTGCGCTATCCGTACACGTCCTGGTGTCTCGACACCGTCGACCAGGTGCGGCCCACCCAGGGTTCGATCTTCGGCGAGACCAGCAGCCGGCGTCGTCTCCTGCGGTGCGACAGCTATACGTACGCCCGGCTTTCGGCGGACTTCGTGTCGAGGTTCCGGCCGACCGAGCAGGAGGTCACCAGCCTGCAGCCGACCGAGATCCGACTGAAGGCGGGGGTGAACCCCGGCGAGCTGTCCGACGAGCTGAACACGCTTCAATCGGAGGCGAAGCTGGGCTCGGAGGAGTTCTACAACGTCAACGCGGCCAACCGGCCGCAGCTGATCACCGTGCGTGATTGCCAGACGCCGATGTTCCTGGCGGTGGCCCGGATGGACGTCGACAACGAGGAGATCATGGAGCCCGAGGACCTGCCCGAGCGCTACCACATCGAGACCCAGGAGCGCCTGGTCGGCACCACGGAGTTCCCTCCCGGTTCCAACAACCTGGTCGAGGACTGCCCGGCCGTCACCGTCGACAGGCGGTCGACCTCGACCGTGACGGGGGCCCCGGTCGCCATCGCGAGCACCCAGTACGTGGAAGAAGAGACGAAGCAGGGAGGCACCCTGCTGACCGAGGACTACATCTGGGGCTTCAACCCCTTGACCTTCGAGTCCGCGGAGTTCCGTTCCGCGATCGAATGGATTCTCCTGACCCGCTGGGGTCTGAACGACGAGTAGGGCGGTTCCGGATCGCCGGGACGCCGAGGAGCGACGAGTGATGGGTTCGTGTGTCAACGTTGATGGGCGCGGGACGGCTCCGCGGCTCGCGGGCGCCGTCGTGGGGCTCGCGATCGTGGCGGCCGCGGGGGTGGCGGGGGCGCAGCCCTCGTGCGCTCCGGACGAGCAGATTCCGCTCCTGTCCCCGGTGTCTCTGGCGGTGGACTTCGAGACCCGTACGGTCCTGGGCAACCGATTGACCTGGCCCGCCGTGGCGCCCGAGGAGATCAATTGCACGCTCCTCGACATCGAGCCCGATCTGCAGTCGCGCTTGCAGACCTCGGTCAGGGGGAACTACCGGGACGTCTTCGATCGTAGCCTGGTGTTCACGTTCCAGGACGACGGACGGGTGGGGGCGAAGGACGTCGACGCCGTCCGGGTGCAGGTGGTGAACGCGCACGCGAATCCTACGGCCACGAACGTCAGCGTGGCCCTCAACCTGAGCTCACGGGGCGGGATCTTCCGTTGGTCGCCGGGTGCCCGCAGGGCGCCCCAGGCGAACGACGGGATTCCGACGCATCTGCCGACCACCGAGATCCGTGCCTTCGGCGGCTCCACCGACGGCTCCGTGGTCTACGTCGGCGTCGATCGCGTGGGGCTGCTGCGCAGCGACGACGGCGGCCGGACATGGAGCACACCGATCGACGGCCGCCCGCCCTTCGGATCGCGGGTCCGCGAAGTCGTGGTCTCGTCGAACGATCCCGACCGGCTGTGGATCCTCACGGCCAGCGAAGGGCTGCTCCGGTCGGACGACGGGGGCAGCACGTGGCAGGTGGAGACCGCGGTCGATCCCGACCCGGGGGTGACCTACAACCTGTTCGAGAAGGTGCGGTGCATCCCGCCCGGCGGCACCGAGGTCGACGACGTCATCTTCGCCCACGTGACGGGCTCGGGGCTCAGTTACAGCGTGG
Encoded proteins:
- a CDS encoding FlgD immunoglobulin-like domain containing protein — protein: MKRFLSLTLCLVMVTAAGTAMAATESTPTDVSELHFAVQGEGTVLTSATSSQSLLLREAAGPDTFDLYGGERNLVRDPDGVPGSGDEYVEGKFEDPLGVSPRGLSPNPGDWTGVDLTDTPNFFQVSTFNAENLNGNGASNNAMWSGLEAGIPATVGWSNPPGYGNNWNDVLLYRSAPLADPTVGQTVNLDFFFNYDTEAGFDFVNVEYDSAGTWTSIYQQSGTNKDTTTGVFPSPGVQFANVATGSIVYAGNDYAGPNGDEIRIRIRFESDGAFSDEDGDFVGNGAMQVDDITVTSSLGTEFEDFEGGAPYLWNPDKSPFAGNFAAVFARITDIDPCAENLTPMVGFIDFGQEPDNGPGVNGLASTGGTTSDNWAYGIPGGFVYNYNGGLTLGEVNMNNEVWSPEFDWDLPGTADDGADVSGSAYSFTVWRHNPLSNGIFYVWHVRSQVGGIWGEWVDRNFVYFSATGEYLPTANNTTDLIPQGAEKVQVALGSTDLATNFAFPGADATPAPLFDDVRFYKYRIGGISFATRAIDLANDGFPVSGEISAADQASRDLLDVPFDMARDISSGDLNVPGDSVIFDASAVIAGTAIQDLRMKWALRLNPTFENAIRTAPARAKDENVVTGTIVNGSEVWTGDSLADSAVGSAGTVSEETFFVDLPDEDFMYPGDVLHYYIEATDSDGRVTTLPGNIDGFGQWDPNGQSDYSRTYTVRALPSITSPAGDQPSVLVYNDFGRRGGENDFVSAFSQLGLLEGRDWDSYTTQGPSSGVSNGIGSAGVNNSLGDRRGHGATADQLAGYSTIVYLSGNLNTQLISDGSNTGQNDKSPDLLVMTSWKNLTGQRNTVYFGDFIGSALLNDSPSEGGVYLQTVMGIAVNGTDVRPDIGGQTAPVVQPTGDVAGFNTEFIAFGGCFGINTFDNIAPVGAGSARSHGFVDPGSGTLFPGIAAGVVFDRVSGIDRKVDITFPFGFLYLFDNVSRAVPGVSSRTLLLEEILAYLGENPGIPGDATAAPSARKAELSVAPNPFNPKTTVSFALPKAGMEAKVKVFNVRGELVKTLHDGVAQTADLNLEWNGRDDRGASVASGVYLVKAITEGFSDTKKAVLVK